TTTTTTGATCATTATTTTGCTTTGCTGTAGCATATTGTGCATATAAATCATCTTGTGAAATTATTTTTTTATTGAGAATTTTGTTGATACATCGCAGTGTATCTTTACCCGTTCTTTTTGTGAATCCTCCGATTATGTTCAACTCGTGTTTGGGCAGTTGATCAAGTGTACTACTACAGATTAATCCTTGCTCCATGGCCTGTGCAGTAAAGTTAATTAGTAAAACAGTTATCAACACTATAATTACTTGTTTTTTCATATATTGTTTTTCCTATCGTATGATGGTGTGATTTTTCATATCTTAGATTTTATCAAAAAAATATATATACTCAAAACCGATTTGCATAAATGCATTTCATTGCATTATACACAGTCATTGCTCATTGCCAAATTGCTTTTAGAAAATGGATTACAAGCAACATGAGTTCGATCTAAAAAAACTTTAAAGAAAATCCACTAACATTGTATTCTAGTCAATTTTTACTGCATAAACAGTGTTACCCGATAATTTTGAATTTTAGTACATGTAACATCGTCTATTGTTTATTATTTATCGCAGTGATTACAAAAGTATAAAGAATATTATATAAAAATAAAAAATCCTATGATTATATACGAGATTAATTACTGTCCATGGTGTGCTAAACCCTTGCCCAAAGATTTACGTGATGAATGGTTAGAGGTTCTCAAAGAAGAATATGATCTTGATGATCCTGATAGTAAAGAGCAGAAAAAATTAGTACCGGAAGAATTCAAAACTGATGAATGGTGGAAAAAGCGAGGATTATAAAATAATTATTATAAAGACCCCGCTTCTCATCATTGTTCTTTTTCTACTCTTTTTTCGTTGGTTGCTTTAACTCATCTACATTATTTAATTACACCCAACAGTATTAAAGAGTAAGTATGCCTTTTTCACGAGAACCATAGGACAAAAGTAACTTTCCATTTCAGCTTGTTCATCTTTAGTTTCGTAGCTAGTAAGCGTAATTGGTATGTTGCCTCTATAGTCTTGGACATTGATATCTGCATTATGCTCTCTAAGCAATTATATATTTTTTATATTATGCGCTATTACTGTACAATCTGTTGGTTGATAATGTTGGGAATAATACATTCTTTAACAACGTGAATTACATTTTGCTATATCATCTTCTTTTGATGAATATTAGCACCTTTGTTTTATTTTTTTTATCCGTTATTTTTTTATTCAATTTCCGTTGGTTGTTTTAATGCTAATACATTGTTCAATTGTTTAAACTTTGGCTGTCTTTTTATAGGCATATGATGTTGCTTAATAACTTTTGTAATGATTTTATTCATTTCATTAATTTTTTCTTGTTGTACAACACAATTTTTGACTTCTTCTGATACAGCTAACAATCCCAATCGTTCAGCATACAATTTTTCTGATTTTTTTTGCAAATTAGGCATATCTTGTTGCATAAGTTTTATAGCATTGTATAAACATTCTTTTTTATGCGTAATAAGACCAAATTTATTGCGATACTTTTCTATATCAATGATTGCATTTTTAGACTCAAACCAAAAATTATCTATTACTTCTGATTCGACCAAGCAACATTGATTATATCGTTTGTTTATATCTTCCAAACATTGCATCCGAGTGGGCCATCCACGATCAATATTTTCTAAAAATTTTGTGGAATTGCCATCTTTACTACATACACAACTTTTACAAAAACTTTTTGTAACATATGCACTACTGCATGCATCAACCGCATTAACATATTTATAAGCACTTTTTCGATTCAAAGAATGTACTATTATTTCAGCAACTCGACCTGCAATAACGAGAGTAACTTCACCAATAGTAACACCAACAAGACCAACAATAGCGCAACCAGCTAAGGCAGGGACTCCTAAAAATACACAGGCTATCGGCAATTCTACTAATCCTTGAAGAATTTGTGTACAATCTATACTTCTTTTTTGAATAACTGGAGAGGATGTATTTAAATAGAGAGAACGCGGTATTCGCTTAACAGCAGGAATCAACATTGGACATGTATTTGACACGTAAACAATCGATGCGCATAGCACAGAAACAATATTTCTACTCTTCATCTTTTTCCCAACTAAAATATAAAAAACTAAATCTCAACACTATCATCTCTTAATTTGCTATACTACTAAAAAAATATATTTTTTACACTACAACAAAGGCACATAAATGAAACAACTATCTCTTATTATTGCATGCATTATCACTCAAAGTATCCCTTCTTTTGCCGCACAACACATGCCAGGAGTTCAAACTTGCATTGGAACGCCCGAATTAAAACGCTGGTTTGAGGAGCTACAATTGGCAGAATATAACAAAGAACAATTGCGAAGAAATTCTAGGAATAATTCAAAGATTTCACAGGATGAACTTGATCAATGGATAGCAGCAAAGGAGCTTGAGATACAGAAAAATATTAGAGCACAAAAAAATAAACAATGGTACGACGAAAAGTCATTATACACAGGATATTGCCGTTCTAAAGATAGAAGCTTTTTAGACCTAGGTTATGATTCATTCTCATGGACACAAATACAACCCATAGAAGATGATCAACACATAAAACTTTCACCAAATAAATTTAATCGATTAGTTATTGAATTACACAGAAATAAGTATAATTCAGAAATGAAAACTATTGCATGCTATCCACCACAACCATTAATTGAATGGCGCTAGAAATCCTTAAATGGTTGATTTTAATAAAAGTTCCTTGTAAACTCGAACTTAGACTTCGAAATTACAAGGAACTTTTTATGAAAAGAGAAAGATTTTTAAATAAAATTACTGCTCACTTTCGTGTGCATCCAGTTTGTGCATTGCTTGGCCCGCGTCAAGTTGGAAAAACAACACTTGCTAAAATGTATATTCAAAAGCATTTTCCTCAAGATGCTTATTTTTTTGATCTAGAAAATTCTTTAGATCTTGAGCGTTTACAAAATCCTATGCTTGCATTGGAAAATATTTCACAACAGCTAATTGTTATTGATGAAATTCAACGAAGACCTGATTTGTTTCCAATATTACGAATTCTTGTTGACGCAACTAGAGTTCCGTTGGATGAAGATGTTTTGTTGACTCGCCAAGCACAAAAAAGAAAAAAGAGATTTCTTATCTTAGGTAGCGCTTCACGAGACCTTATTATGCAATCATCAGAAACACTGGCTGGACGAATTGGTTATATAGAATTACCACCATTTTCATTGTCTGAGGTGCACAACAGCGCACAATTGTGGTTGCGTGGTGGATTTCCAAATTCTTATTTAGCTGAAAATGATGCAGATAGCTATCTATGGCGACAAAGTTATATAACAACTTTTTTAGAACGTGATATTCCGAGCCTTGGTTTTAATATACCTGCACCACAAATGAGAAGATTTTGGTTAATGCTTGCTCATTATCATGGACAAATATTTAATGCAAGTGAACTTGGAAGGTCTTTAGGTGTTTCCGATCATACAGTTCGTAAATATCTTGATATTTTAGCAGGCACATTTATGATACGAGAACTAGTACCTTGGTTTGAAAATTTGCAAAAAAGACAAGTAAAATCACCTAAAATTTATTTTCGCGATAGCGGTATTTTAAATGCCTTGCTTGAATTAACGAGTAATGAACAACTGCATACACACCCAAGACTTGGCGCATTTTGGGAAGGATTTGCCTTGGAAGAAATTATTGCTGCATCAAGCGCCTCAGCGGAAGAGTGCTATTTTTGGTCAACACAAGCTGATGCTGAGTTAGATTTATTAATTTTGAAAAATAATAAGCGTATTGGCTTTGAATTAAAATACACCGATGCACCAAAAATTACTAAATCTATGCGCATTGCTTTGGTTGATTTAAAGCTTGATCATCTTATTGTTGTCTACCCGGGCGCTCAAACATTTCCGCTATCTGAGAACATTACTGTTTATGGTCTTGAAAAAATTACGCAAGGTGATGAAATTGAGAAGTTATTTAATAAAAGTTTTATCAGATAGATTCAGTGTTTTGATTTATTATAACAGTATGATCCGGTAGTGATTACTCAAAAAATAGCACATACTCTTGCGTTATGCCACAGCGTTAGCGCTGATTATCACATTTTTAAAAATTCCGTAAATACATTAGCTACGCATAAAAAATTACAAAAGCTTGCACCTAAACATATAAAAAATCTTTTATATGTCTTACTAAAAAAAATCATCTTGCATAAAAAACATTCTCTATATTAATACAAGAAAACTATACATATGTAGATAAAACAAAATATATTTACAATATTATCACCAATGGAAAATATTATTTTTTTGCTCGTCCACGACGATTTGGAAAATCATTGCTTGTTTCAACCTTAGCAAAAATTTTTTCAGGCAATAAGGAACTGTTTGCTGAGCTCACCATTGATACTTTACCATATGAATGGCAACAGCACATGTAAATTTAAATTAAAGAGGATGGCTTTTGTATATTACCATCCTCACTTAATTTACTTTTAGTATGCTAAAATTGATTAATTTTTTTTATACTCTGAAAGTATTTCCAAATATTCCAGCTTTTTCTGCATATTCTTATATTATCTATTAAATCATTCAATTTATTTTTTACATCTGTTTGTAGAGGGCGTGAATTTTCTGCCCACTCAAGAAATGCAAGAGATTCATTACTGTCTATTGGAATATTTATGCTATCAACGGCTGCTTGCATTGTATCAAGACTAAAACCATAATAACCTCTAGAATTGTTTATTATCTTAAGACCTGAGATGGTCCATTCCAAATGTTCAACATTGTAACGAACCGGTTTATATTCATGTTGATATTCTTCTGTTTCTTTGACGTCTATTAAGGCTAGTTCAAGGGCATGATAGAATTCTTCACAGGCATTATGATCATTTTTATCTGTACAGTTATGCCATTCATGTAATTTTTCTCGATACAGTTGTCCTTGCGGGTTGGCATTTAATTTCTCTGTTACAATTTTTTCTGTTTTTCGCGCTTCTTTTAAGGCATTTTCTTTTTCATTCAATTTTCTTAGTATTGGGTTAGAAAAAACAAAACCAATGGAAAATAATAATGATAATAAGGATAGTTGTTTTATGAACATAATTGTCTCCTTGATAAAAATATAGGTAACGTTTTTAAGATTAACTGATCGCATCATTTTAAAATTAATTAATTATCAGCTATCAACTATAAGTATATCGCAAATAGAAAATATGTCAAAGAGATCTTGAAATTTTTAAAGATATACATTATAAGCTGTATGGCTAATTATAAATAGCTATGAAGCTAATGATTATATTGTCTTTTTTATAACACAATGTAGGCTAGAATATTGTATTAGTACACAATGATTATACCAAATCAGGAAATTAAAGGCGTTTATGAGCGCATGTTAATTCCATTTTTGAAGATTCATTGAAAAGCACAACTATTGCACTGATGCTTAATGCATTTAAAAAATGGTGATGTTGATCGTTTTTCAAAATAATTACAAGAATTTGTAGTCAATAGTATGAGTTATTATGATTTTTCTCATGATGAACCGGAAAAAATTATCATTTATTTATGATTGGTATATTGGTTTTTTTAAGTGATGCATATGATATCAGATCAAACCGTGAAAGTGGCGATGGTCGTTATGATCTTATGCTTATTCCAAAAGATGCATCATTAATGGGTGTTATTATTGAATGTAAAAAAGCAACTTCTGATAGCCAACAAATATTTGAAAAAACCGCTGATGAAGCACTTACGCAAGTTAACGAAAAAATTATGCTCAAGAGCTAAAGGCTCAATCAATTAAAAATATTCTGGTTTATGCGATTGCATTCTATGGTAAAAAACTGTTAGTAAAATTACAAAAAATATAATTGATTGTTTGTATGTTCAGCTCGCTTAAGCAATTCTTGAGCGATTGTTTGTAATACAATTTATTCTATGTAAAAAATTTAATTCACGCTGTCTACCACAGGGATGAGTTGATCGTGGATAGCAAACTATATTTGTTATAAGCGGTGTATCAAACCACTTCTTAGGTAGTATTTTCATAGCTAATACTTGAGGAGTATTAAGCATTTCTCTATGCATTTCTGGCCTGTTTATGATTTGTTTGTATAAGGATGTCTTTATGTCATCAATAACACCTAATAGTTCTTCATGTTCTTGACGAAATTC
This genomic window from Candidatus Babeliales bacterium contains:
- a CDS encoding ATP-binding protein, with translation MKRERFLNKITAHFRVHPVCALLGPRQVGKTTLAKMYIQKHFPQDAYFFDLENSLDLERLQNPMLALENISQQLIVIDEIQRRPDLFPILRILVDATRVPLDEDVLLTRQAQKRKKRFLILGSASRDLIMQSSETLAGRIGYIELPPFSLSEVHNSAQLWLRGGFPNSYLAENDADSYLWRQSYITTFLERDIPSLGFNIPAPQMRRFWLMLAHYHGQIFNASELGRSLGVSDHTVRKYLDILAGTFMIRELVPWFENLQKRQVKSPKIYFRDSGILNALLELTSNEQLHTHPRLGAFWEGFALEEIIAASSASAEECYFWSTQADAELDLLILKNNKRIGFELKYTDAPKITKSMRIALVDLKLDHLIVVYPGAQTFPLSENITVYGLEKITQGDEIEKLFNKSFIR